Proteins from a genomic interval of uncultured Desulfuromusa sp.:
- a CDS encoding chalcone isomerase family protein, whose translation MMNRKIIVAYIYSLICFCFFLPTSVQAVEINGVNFANSFPAGQTRLALTGTAMLKWGLLFDVYAGAFYMPEGISGSQWTDNIPKRLELSYFRNFKAEEFSSTSDQLLRDNLSNQEYQALTERLQQFYQLFKDIKSGDRYSLTYHPETGTELRLNGELLGTAPGADFAVAYLGIWLGPQPINEEFRDRLLRDRS comes from the coding sequence ATGATGAATAGAAAAATTATTGTTGCCTATATTTACAGCCTTATTTGTTTCTGTTTCTTTCTGCCCACCAGCGTTCAGGCCGTTGAGATCAATGGGGTCAACTTCGCAAACAGCTTCCCTGCCGGTCAAACCAGATTAGCTTTGACCGGAACTGCGATGCTGAAATGGGGACTGCTGTTCGATGTCTATGCCGGGGCCTTCTACATGCCCGAGGGGATTTCCGGATCTCAGTGGACAGACAATATACCAAAACGTCTGGAACTCTCCTATTTCCGCAACTTCAAAGCCGAAGAGTTTTCCTCTACTTCGGATCAGCTCCTGCGGGACAATCTTTCTAACCAGGAGTACCAAGCTCTGACAGAGCGGCTGCAACAATTCTATCAGTTGTTCAAAGATATCAAGTCTGGTGACCGCTACAGCTTAACTTATCACCCTGAGACCGGCACCGAATTGCGCCTTAACGGTGAACTCCTGGGGACCGCTCCTGGAGCTGATTTCGCCGTTGCCTACCTGGGTATCTGGCTCGGGCCTCAGCCTATCAATGAAGAGTTTCGGGATCGTTTGTTGCGAGATCGATCCTGA
- a CDS encoding DUF2878 domain-containing protein produces the protein MLSPTLSKIINAAIYQIGWFSCILGATWGYPIVGSFLAILLIAVHLYWAESPKTEFKLILFTCLLGVSLDSIQQALGVFSFKIETGWPLWIPLWIFVIWAQFATMFHYALHWLSGRYLLAAIFGLVGGPFAYWSGVRLGAAELGENILFSLITLALVWALVTPLLFWIGAKLNPAEGRYRSFFKVGYEDK, from the coding sequence ATGTTATCGCCAACGCTGAGTAAGATCATTAATGCTGCAATCTACCAGATCGGCTGGTTCAGCTGCATTCTGGGTGCGACCTGGGGTTACCCGATCGTGGGTTCGTTTCTGGCCATCCTCTTGATCGCAGTTCATCTGTACTGGGCAGAATCACCGAAAACAGAGTTCAAATTGATCTTGTTTACATGTCTGCTTGGAGTGAGCCTTGACAGCATTCAGCAAGCTCTGGGTGTCTTCAGCTTCAAAATTGAAACCGGCTGGCCACTCTGGATACCACTGTGGATTTTTGTCATCTGGGCGCAGTTTGCCACAATGTTTCATTACGCTCTCCACTGGCTTTCCGGACGTTATCTTTTAGCTGCTATATTTGGTCTGGTCGGTGGACCATTCGCTTATTGGAGCGGGGTTCGATTGGGAGCAGCCGAGTTGGGAGAGAACATCCTTTTCAGCCTTATTACGCTTGCGCTGGTCTGGGCGTTAGTGACTCCGTTACTCTTCTGGATCGGCGCCAAACTGAATCCTGCTGAAGGTCGATACCGAAGCTTTTTCAAAGTTGGTTATGAGGATAAATGA